The DNA segment CGCCGCGTCCCGCCCCCGCACGTACCAGATGCCGATCAGGCCGAGCCCGCCCCCGGCCAGACAGGTCCACAGCCACCACAGATGGCCGTGGTCGTGGAACCAGCCGTAGAAGGGGAGCTGGACGAGGAACAGGACGAACCAGACGATCGTGCCGCCGGTGATGGTGGCGACCACGGGCCCCTCAAGGGGCTCGGGCGCCTCGTGCTGGGGGATCCACTTGGCCATGCCCGACAGCTTACGAGGCGATCGGAGGACGGCCCGATCCGCACAAGGACTGCATACGTTCTACGCGCGGAGATAG comes from the Streptomyces sp. SUK 48 genome and includes:
- a CDS encoding DUF2530 domain-containing protein encodes the protein MAKWIPQHEAPEPLEGPVVATITGGTIVWFVLFLVQLPFYGWFHDHGHLWWLWTCLAGGGLGLIGIWYVRGRDAALKRAARERPESTPVE